The DNA segment CGCCTTGCACGCATTCGAGCATGCGGCTGTCGATTACGTACTGAAACCCGTGCAGGCCGACCGCCTGGCAAAAACCTGCGCGCGCCTGCAAGCCACATTGCAACAGCGTGCGGCCCCGCAAGGCGCGCCGCCATCGCTGGACGCCGCCATGGATCAGTTGCGCGCGCTGCTTGGCGTTGGCATGCCCGCGCCGCCAGCCGCACCGGCGGCCAACCCGTTGCAGGTGATCCAGGCCAGCGCCGGCAATACCATCACGATGGTGCCGATTGACGAGGTGCTGTATTTCGAGGCCGCGGACAAGTATGTGCGGGTGGTCACCGCGCAGCGCGAGCACCTGATTCGCATGTCGCTGCGGGAGCTGCAGATGCGGATCGATCCGGCGTGCTTCTGGCAGGTCCACCGCAGCACCATCGTACGCTGCACGGCCATCGCCAGCGCGCTGCGCGATGACAGCGGCAAGCTCACCCTGACCCTGCGTGACCGGCCGGAAAAGCTGGGCGTCAGCCGGCTTTATGCGGACGCGTTCAAGGGGATGTAGGCAGCGCGTAGACGCGTGCACATTGCTCCGCCTCTATCAGCGCGATGCATGACGGTCTGTCGGCAGGCGCATGACCTGGATTTCCGGCCCCGTACGCGTTTCCCAGGAACTTGCTACATTGCTGATTCTTCCGGCAAGAGCGGCCTCACGTTGCCGCCTTGCCTATCTCATATCGCACACCGTACACCGACAGATCAAGGAGCCATCGAATGCGCACCGGCCTTCAACTTCGTTCGCAAATCAAGAGCAGCGGTGAACTCGTGCTGTCGCTAGACAGCGTCGACACGCCGCAACCCGGCCCGGATGAAGTGCTCATCCGCATCGAAGCCTCGCCCCTCAACCCGTCAGATCTTGGCCTGCTGTTCGGTGCGGCGGACATGAGCACGGCCAAGGCCAGCGGCACGGCGGAGCGCCCCGTGGTCACCGCGCGCGTCCCGCAAGGGGCCATGCGCAGCATGTCCGGCCGCATGGATGCGTCCATGCCGGTTGGCAATGAGGGCGCGGGCGTGGTCGTCGACGCAGGCTCGTCCCCCGCGGCGCAGGCGTTGC comes from the Cupriavidus basilensis genome and includes:
- a CDS encoding LytR/AlgR family response regulator transcription factor; this encodes MQTTALIAEDEALLAADLQAELARLWPALSIVATVGDGEAAVAQALALQPDLLFLDIRMPGMSGLEAAQTLAEDWPDSAKPFPLIVFVTAYDTYALHAFEHAAVDYVLKPVQADRLAKTCARLQATLQQRAAPQGAPPSLDAAMDQLRALLGVGMPAPPAAPAANPLQVIQASAGNTITMVPIDEVLYFEAADKYVRVVTAQREHLIRMSLRELQMRIDPACFWQVHRSTIVRCTAIASALRDDSGKLTLTLRDRPEKLGVSRLYADAFKGM